In the genome of Vibrio sp. 16, one region contains:
- a CDS encoding HesB/IscA family protein, whose product MSIPSSDSTQISIHDMEWQGVRLSESAAKRVAGLTKQGQYFHLSVRPSGCTGFAYEVTLVDTIAEDDLRFESHNTPFYVSLSAMPMLDGTELDFVRQGLNSHFVYNNPNVKNLCGCGESFGV is encoded by the coding sequence ATGAGTATTCCAAGTTCAGATTCAACTCAAATCTCTATTCACGATATGGAGTGGCAAGGAGTCCGTCTCTCTGAGAGCGCGGCAAAACGCGTCGCGGGGCTAACCAAACAAGGACAGTATTTTCACCTTAGTGTCCGCCCTTCTGGCTGCACTGGGTTTGCCTATGAAGTCACGCTAGTCGACACCATCGCAGAGGATGATTTGCGATTTGAGTCACACAACACCCCTTTCTATGTCTCGTTGAGCGCCATGCCGATGCTTGACGGTACTGAACTGGATTTCGTCCGCCAGGGCCTTAACAGTCATTTCGTCTACAACAATCCCAATGTGAAAAACCTTTGCGGTTGCGGCGAAAGCTTTGGAGTTTGA
- the nrdI gene encoding class Ib ribonucleoside-diphosphate reductase assembly flavoprotein NrdI, which translates to MIVYYSSASGNTQRFVERLEVDSIRLPINADEPMPILVKPYVLVCPTYADGEGRGAVPKSVIKVLNHAENRAHLKGVIASGNRNFGELFAQAGNIIAHKCQVPVLYRFELSGTQHDIQAVQQGLEQFWKQHG; encoded by the coding sequence ATGATTGTTTATTACTCCAGCGCGTCGGGAAATACTCAGCGGTTCGTTGAAAGATTGGAGGTAGATTCAATTCGACTTCCGATAAACGCCGACGAGCCTATGCCGATTCTAGTTAAGCCTTATGTTTTGGTTTGTCCCACCTATGCGGATGGAGAAGGGCGCGGCGCGGTACCGAAATCAGTGATCAAAGTTCTCAACCATGCAGAAAACCGCGCGCACCTCAAAGGGGTGATCGCCTCGGGAAATCGTAACTTTGGTGAACTGTTCGCCCAAGCTGGAAATATTATTGCGCATAAATGCCAGGTCCCTGTGCTTTATCGCTTCGAACTTTCAGGAACCCAGCACGATATTCAAGCCGTGCAGCAGGGACTCGAACAATTTTGGAAACAACATGGATAA
- the nrdH gene encoding glutaredoxin-like protein NrdH, which produces MDIVVYSKPQCVQCTATVKALKAKGIAHKVIDLTLDNSAMQSVQSMGYRQAPVVVAGAKHWSGFRPDMISQLP; this is translated from the coding sequence ATGGACATCGTCGTATATTCCAAGCCCCAATGCGTTCAGTGCACCGCGACAGTAAAAGCACTTAAAGCCAAAGGCATCGCACACAAAGTGATTGATCTGACGCTCGATAACTCGGCGATGCAATCTGTTCAATCGATGGGTTATCGGCAAGCGCCCGTTGTTGTGGCGGGAGCGAAACATTGGTCTGGTTTTCGTCCAGATATGATCAGTCAGCTCCCCTAA
- a CDS encoding aminotransferase class V-fold PLP-dependent enzyme has product MADLPPIVSPWAKDFPALGTQVYGKPLVYLDTAATAQTPTPVIERMTQFYQRDYASVHRGAHYLSAKATEDMELVRTQVADFINADEASNIVFTKGTTEAINLVANSYLRPKVKPEDEIIVTEMEHHANLVPWQLLSDLCGVKIRVWEVNSQGQLDVAELQKLLNNKTRLVALTHVSNVLGQVNPVKNIVKLAHQANVPVLIDGAQAVMHQQVDVSELDCDFYTFSAHKLYGPTGTGVLYAKTEHLTSMVPWEGGGAMIDQVTLPIGTSYGQAPWKFEAGTPNIAGILGLGAAIEYVENIGLNAIAAHEAKLMHYMEKSLANVAGIEIYGESKNRSGLISFNLKGHHAFDVGAFLDRYGIAIRTGHHCAMPLVKKLGQSSVCRASIGLYTSSNDIDNLCQALQRISQLLR; this is encoded by the coding sequence ATGGCTGATTTACCTCCCATTGTAAGCCCGTGGGCAAAGGACTTTCCAGCGCTAGGTACGCAAGTCTATGGTAAACCGCTGGTTTATCTTGATACGGCCGCCACCGCTCAGACGCCTACTCCAGTGATCGAGAGAATGACGCAATTTTACCAGCGCGACTACGCTAGCGTTCATCGTGGCGCACACTATCTCAGCGCCAAGGCGACCGAAGACATGGAGCTGGTACGAACTCAAGTTGCTGATTTCATCAATGCCGACGAAGCCAGCAATATTGTGTTCACCAAAGGCACCACTGAAGCCATCAACTTAGTGGCCAATAGTTACCTTCGACCAAAAGTAAAACCAGAAGACGAAATCATCGTCACTGAGATGGAACATCATGCCAACCTTGTCCCGTGGCAACTGTTATCCGACCTTTGCGGTGTAAAGATTCGCGTCTGGGAAGTGAACAGCCAAGGCCAACTCGATGTGGCAGAGCTGCAAAAACTGCTCAACAACAAAACGCGCTTAGTCGCGTTGACACATGTTTCCAATGTACTGGGACAGGTAAATCCGGTGAAGAATATAGTCAAACTGGCGCACCAAGCAAACGTGCCGGTATTGATCGATGGTGCTCAAGCGGTTATGCATCAGCAAGTGGATGTCAGCGAGTTAGACTGCGACTTTTATACCTTCTCTGCCCACAAACTCTATGGCCCAACAGGTACTGGGGTGCTCTACGCCAAAACCGAGCACTTGACTAGCATGGTGCCATGGGAAGGGGGCGGCGCGATGATCGATCAGGTGACGCTTCCCATCGGCACATCTTATGGCCAAGCGCCGTGGAAGTTTGAAGCTGGGACGCCCAACATCGCGGGTATATTAGGTTTAGGGGCTGCGATTGAGTATGTTGAAAACATCGGCCTGAACGCAATCGCGGCTCACGAAGCCAAGCTTATGCACTACATGGAAAAGTCTTTAGCCAACGTGGCTGGAATCGAAATCTATGGAGAGAGCAAAAATCGCAGCGGCTTGATCTCATTTAACCTCAAAGGCCATCACGCGTTTGACGTGGGCGCATTTCTAGACAGGTACGGGATCGCAATTCGAACTGGCCACCACTGCGCCATGCCACTGGTAAAAAAGCTCGGCCAAAGCTCTGTCTGTCGCGCGTCTATAGGACTGTACACCAGTTCAAACGATATCGACAACTTGTGTCAGGCGTTGCAACGAATCAGCCAGTTGTTAAGGTGA
- the nrdE gene encoding class 1b ribonucleoside-diphosphate reductase subunit alpha: MDNQLSTEPLDYHALNAMLNLLDEKGNIQLDADRQAARQFFLQHVNQNTFFFHNLAEKLDYLVNEGYYEKEVLEQYDREFLQLIWDRAYQVKFRFRTFLGAYKFFTSYALKTRDGKRYLERFEDRVVMTALTLARGDKAFALDLMQEIISQRFQPATPTFINSGKKSRGELISCFLLRIEDNMESIGRAINSSLQLSRRGGGVALLLSNLREQGAPIKGILNQSSGVVPVMKLLEDSFSYANQLGARQGAGAVYLNAHHPDIMQFLDTKRENADEKIRIKTLSLGVVIPDITLELAKQNKDMYLFSPHDVERVYGVPFSEISVSEKYYEMVDDPRIRKSKISARGLFQTLAEIQFESGYPYLMFEDTVNAANPIKGRINMSNLCSEILQVNDASHFNDDLSYAHLGRDISCNLGSINIAKALDGGHLAHTVEVSIRALNAVSEMSAIDSVPSIRRGNDESHAIGLGQMNLHGFLAREQIHYDSEEAVDFTRAYFATTLYHCLTASNKLAQEKQQVFVGFEHSQYATGEFFAKYLQQDYSPRTGIVAALFERLDMQVPSIDDWQQLQSKVMESGLYNRNLQAIPPTGSISYINDATASIHPVTAKVEIRKEGKIGRVYFPAPYLSNDNLEYFKDAYDIGPKAIIDVYAAATEHVDQGLSLTLFFSDEVTTRDINKAQIYAWKKKIKTLYYIRMRQKALEGTQVEGCVSCSL, translated from the coding sequence ATGGATAACCAACTTAGCACCGAGCCGCTCGATTATCACGCGCTCAATGCGATGCTTAACTTGCTTGATGAAAAGGGCAATATCCAGCTAGATGCTGACCGACAAGCCGCGCGTCAATTCTTCTTACAGCACGTTAACCAGAATACGTTTTTTTTCCACAACTTGGCGGAAAAACTCGATTACTTGGTAAACGAAGGCTATTACGAAAAAGAAGTTTTAGAACAATATGATAGAGAGTTTCTCCAACTGATTTGGGATCGCGCTTATCAAGTCAAATTCCGTTTTAGAACCTTTCTTGGAGCGTACAAGTTTTTTACCTCTTATGCACTGAAAACCCGCGACGGAAAGCGCTATTTGGAGCGCTTCGAAGACCGCGTTGTGATGACGGCACTAACCCTTGCGCGTGGTGACAAAGCGTTTGCTCTGGATCTCATGCAAGAGATCATTTCTCAACGTTTTCAGCCTGCCACACCAACGTTTATCAACTCGGGGAAGAAGAGTCGCGGAGAGCTGATCTCGTGTTTTTTGCTGCGTATTGAAGACAACATGGAGAGTATTGGTCGGGCAATTAACTCATCGTTACAGCTCTCTCGTCGAGGGGGTGGGGTTGCCCTTCTTTTAAGTAACCTGCGTGAACAAGGCGCGCCGATTAAAGGGATACTCAACCAAAGTTCAGGTGTCGTGCCTGTCATGAAGCTGCTTGAAGACAGCTTTTCTTATGCGAATCAGTTAGGTGCTCGTCAGGGGGCTGGCGCAGTGTATTTGAACGCGCATCATCCGGACATTATGCAGTTTCTTGATACCAAGCGGGAAAATGCCGATGAGAAGATTCGCATCAAAACCTTGAGCTTGGGCGTTGTGATTCCCGATATTACCTTAGAGCTCGCCAAGCAGAACAAAGACATGTATTTGTTCTCGCCTCATGATGTGGAGCGGGTCTACGGTGTGCCTTTCTCTGAAATCAGCGTGAGTGAGAAGTACTATGAAATGGTTGATGACCCGCGTATTCGCAAGAGTAAAATTTCGGCGCGTGGATTGTTCCAAACCCTTGCAGAGATTCAGTTTGAGTCCGGTTATCCTTACCTTATGTTTGAGGATACGGTGAATGCAGCCAATCCAATAAAGGGAAGAATTAACATGTCAAATCTTTGCTCCGAGATTTTGCAGGTTAATGATGCCTCTCACTTTAATGACGACTTGAGCTATGCCCACCTGGGGCGTGATATCTCGTGCAATTTGGGTTCAATCAACATCGCGAAGGCGCTAGATGGCGGCCACTTAGCCCATACTGTCGAGGTGTCGATTCGCGCGCTCAACGCCGTGTCTGAAATGAGTGCAATAGACAGCGTTCCGTCGATACGTAGAGGCAATGATGAAAGCCACGCCATTGGATTAGGCCAGATGAATCTGCACGGATTTTTAGCTCGCGAGCAAATTCACTATGACAGCGAAGAGGCCGTCGATTTTACTCGTGCTTACTTTGCCACGACCTTATATCACTGCTTAACCGCTTCAAACAAATTAGCTCAGGAGAAGCAGCAGGTCTTTGTTGGTTTCGAACACTCTCAGTACGCCACTGGCGAGTTCTTCGCCAAATACTTGCAGCAAGACTACTCGCCTCGTACGGGTATTGTCGCGGCACTGTTTGAACGATTGGATATGCAGGTGCCGTCGATTGATGATTGGCAGCAGCTTCAGTCTAAAGTGATGGAGTCTGGTTTGTACAACCGCAACCTGCAAGCGATTCCGCCGACAGGCTCGATCAGTTACATCAATGACGCGACGGCTTCTATCCACCCAGTCACCGCAAAAGTCGAAATTCGTAAAGAGGGCAAGATTGGACGGGTTTACTTCCCTGCGCCATACCTGAGTAATGACAATCTCGAGTACTTCAAAGATGCCTATGACATTGGCCCTAAAGCCATTATTGACGTCTATGCAGCAGCGACAGAGCACGTCGACCAAGGCTTATCCCTGACGCTGTTTTTTAGTGATGAAGTGACCACTCGTGATATCAACAAAGCCCAAATCTATGCATGGAAAAAGAAGATCAAAACGCTCTATTACATTCGCATGCGCCAAAAAGCCCTTGAAGGTACGCAAGTTGAAGGCTGCGTCTCTTGCTCGTTGTAA
- the nrdF gene encoding class 1b ribonucleoside-diphosphate reductase subunit beta produces MSHPHTEPVRAINWNRMQDDKDLEIWNRLTVNFWLPEKVPLSNDIQTWKQLTQEEQTLTIRVFTGLTLLDTIQNTVGAPALMADARTPHEEAVLTNIAFMEAVHARSYSSVFSTLCTTPQIDEAFRWAEENPLLQKKAQLVLEDYLAQDDPLKKKVASVFLESFLFYSGFYLPMHWSSRAKLTNTADLIRLIIRDEAIHGYYIGYKFQLAFNELSQQEQAKVKDEAYSLMFSLYEIESQYTESLYDQVGLTEDVKHFLHYNANKALMNLGFEPLFPDELCQVNPAIMAALSPNADENHDFFSGSGSSYVIGKAVATEDEDWDF; encoded by the coding sequence ATGAGTCACCCACATACTGAACCGGTTCGAGCGATCAACTGGAACCGAATGCAAGATGATAAAGATCTCGAGATCTGGAACCGCTTAACGGTGAATTTTTGGTTGCCCGAGAAGGTGCCACTGTCCAATGACATTCAAACTTGGAAGCAACTGACGCAAGAAGAGCAAACCCTGACGATACGAGTTTTTACCGGCTTGACTTTGCTTGATACCATTCAAAATACCGTTGGCGCGCCTGCCTTAATGGCTGATGCTCGCACTCCTCACGAAGAAGCGGTGTTGACCAACATCGCCTTTATGGAAGCGGTACACGCACGCAGTTATTCGTCTGTATTCTCGACCTTGTGCACCACGCCACAAATTGATGAAGCATTTCGTTGGGCTGAAGAGAATCCGCTGCTACAAAAGAAAGCTCAGTTAGTACTGGAAGATTACCTAGCACAAGACGACCCGCTCAAGAAAAAAGTGGCTAGTGTTTTCCTTGAAAGCTTTTTGTTCTATTCCGGTTTTTACCTGCCCATGCACTGGTCGAGTCGAGCAAAGCTGACCAACACCGCAGACTTGATTCGACTGATCATTCGAGACGAAGCGATTCATGGCTACTACATTGGCTATAAGTTTCAACTGGCGTTTAACGAACTGTCACAACAAGAGCAAGCTAAGGTTAAGGATGAGGCTTACTCACTGATGTTCTCTTTGTATGAAATTGAAAGCCAATACACAGAATCGTTGTACGACCAAGTGGGTCTGACAGAAGACGTGAAGCACTTCCTACACTACAACGCGAATAAAGCGCTGATGAATCTTGGATTCGAACCTCTGTTTCCTGATGAGTTGTGTCAGGTTAACCCAGCCATTATGGCGGCGCTGTCGCCAAATGCCGATGAGAACCACGATTTCTTCTCGGGTTCTGGTTCGTCTTATGTCATTGGTAAAGCGGTTGCCACCGAAGATGAGGACTGGGATTTTTAG
- the sufB gene encoding Fe-S cluster assembly protein SufB — protein MCAVETQPEVEELFQTSHYKEGFYTQLSSDTLSKGINEDVVRAISAKRSEPEWMLQFRLDAFRKWQQMEEPHWLKAEYPELDYQDYSYYSAPSCASCDTGCSDDGSNEYLTKEVETAFEQLGVPVREGAEVAVDAIFDSVSVTTTYKNELQELGIIFCSFSEAIQEHPELVQQYLGTVVPPEDNFFAALNAAVASDGTFVYIPKGVRCPRELSTYFRINQAKTGQFERTILIADEESYVSYIEGCSAPMRDSYQLHAAVVEVIIHDRAEVKYSTVQNWFSGEEDSQGGILNFVTKRAVCEGDHSKMSWTQSETGSAITWKYPSVILKGDYSVGEFFSVALTNGVQQADTGTKMIHIGKHTRSTIISKGISAGKSENSYRGLVKILPNAEGARNFTQCDSMLIGTQCGAHTFPYIEVKNPTAQVEHEATTSRIGEDQLFYCVQRGISEDDAISMIVNGFCKDVFSELPLEFAVEAQKLLSISLEHSVG, from the coding sequence ATGTGTGCAGTTGAAACACAGCCCGAAGTCGAAGAACTATTCCAAACCAGTCATTACAAAGAGGGTTTCTATACCCAACTTTCTTCTGACACTCTCTCCAAAGGCATCAACGAAGACGTTGTTCGTGCTATCTCAGCAAAACGCAGTGAGCCAGAATGGATGCTGCAATTTAGGTTAGATGCCTTCAGGAAATGGCAGCAGATGGAGGAGCCGCACTGGCTCAAAGCCGAGTATCCCGAGCTGGATTATCAGGACTACAGCTACTACTCTGCACCAAGCTGCGCAAGTTGTGACACAGGCTGCTCAGATGATGGTTCCAATGAATATTTGACCAAAGAAGTTGAAACCGCTTTTGAGCAACTCGGTGTGCCAGTTCGTGAAGGTGCGGAGGTGGCCGTTGATGCCATTTTTGATTCCGTTTCGGTTACCACAACCTACAAGAATGAACTGCAAGAGTTGGGAATCATCTTTTGTTCGTTTAGTGAAGCGATCCAAGAGCACCCCGAACTGGTACAGCAGTATCTAGGTACCGTCGTTCCGCCTGAAGACAATTTTTTTGCCGCGTTGAATGCAGCTGTCGCCTCCGACGGCACCTTTGTATACATCCCTAAAGGTGTTCGATGTCCTAGGGAGTTGTCGACCTATTTCCGCATCAATCAAGCGAAGACGGGCCAGTTTGAACGCACCATATTGATCGCTGACGAAGAGTCTTATGTCAGCTACATCGAAGGTTGCTCAGCCCCCATGCGCGATAGCTACCAACTGCACGCCGCGGTTGTGGAAGTCATTATTCATGATCGTGCAGAAGTAAAATACTCGACCGTTCAAAACTGGTTCTCTGGCGAAGAGGATAGCCAAGGCGGCATCTTAAACTTTGTTACCAAAAGAGCCGTATGCGAAGGCGACCACAGTAAGATGTCATGGACTCAATCTGAAACGGGTTCTGCTATTACCTGGAAATACCCAAGTGTCATACTCAAGGGTGACTATTCTGTTGGGGAATTCTTCTCGGTGGCGCTGACTAATGGCGTTCAACAAGCCGATACAGGGACAAAAATGATTCATATCGGCAAGCACACGCGTTCTACCATCATCTCCAAAGGTATCTCCGCGGGTAAGAGTGAAAACAGTTATCGCGGCCTAGTCAAGATACTGCCCAACGCAGAAGGGGCGCGTAATTTCACCCAATGCGACTCCATGTTGATCGGCACTCAATGTGGCGCACATACCTTCCCTTACATCGAAGTGAAAAACCCAACGGCTCAAGTGGAGCATGAGGCAACCACCTCTCGGATCGGTGAAGACCAACTGTTTTACTGTGTGCAACGCGGCATCAGTGAGGATGATGCTATTTCTATGATTGTAAACGGGTTTTGCAAAGACGTATTTTCAGAATTACCGCTTGAGTTTGCTGTAGAAGCCCAAAAACTGCTTTCAATCAGCCTTGAGCATAGCGTGGGATAA
- a CDS encoding class II fumarate hydratase: MTQPSNSQSFRVEKDSMGEVQVPENALYQAQTQRAVDNFHFSRHKMPVAFIQALAYVKQTAALTNAQLGLLEGDIANAIADAAQPIIDGEHLEHFPIDVFQTGSGTSSNMNANEVIATLASDVLGADVSPNDHVNMGQSSNDVVPTAIQVSSAISIEKQLLPALDHLINALKAKREEVGQVVKTGRTHLMDAMPVTFDQELGGWQYQIEQARTGIVHSLTAVKALAQGGTAVGTGINADPRFASAFADNLSQATRIQFTASSNFFYNLSSQDAIVALSGQLKTAAVATMKIANDLRWMNSGPLAGLGEIELQGLQPGSSIMPGKVNPVIPEAAAMASAQVIGNDATITLAGQSGNFQLNVMLPVIAHNVIESIELLSNSAIALADKAIATFNVREGNLQVALSRNPILVTALNPVIGYLKAADIAKKAYKQGRAIIEVAEEETDLDRATLERLLDPTQLTKGGVAQ, translated from the coding sequence ATGACTCAACCTTCAAACTCGCAATCATTTCGTGTTGAAAAGGACAGCATGGGAGAAGTGCAAGTACCTGAAAATGCGCTTTACCAAGCTCAAACTCAACGTGCGGTCGACAATTTCCATTTTAGCCGCCACAAGATGCCGGTCGCTTTCATCCAAGCACTCGCTTATGTTAAGCAAACCGCAGCGCTAACAAATGCTCAGCTTGGTTTACTCGAAGGTGACATTGCCAATGCAATTGCTGACGCCGCTCAGCCAATCATCGACGGAGAGCACTTAGAACACTTTCCAATCGATGTCTTCCAAACTGGCTCAGGCACCAGTTCAAACATGAATGCAAATGAAGTGATAGCTACGTTAGCAAGCGATGTTCTTGGTGCAGACGTGAGCCCTAATGACCATGTCAACATGGGCCAAAGTAGTAACGACGTTGTACCAACCGCCATCCAAGTCAGCAGCGCAATTTCAATTGAGAAACAGCTTCTTCCTGCTCTTGATCATCTGATTAACGCGCTTAAAGCGAAACGAGAAGAAGTGGGGCAAGTTGTCAAAACCGGCCGTACCCATTTAATGGATGCGATGCCAGTAACATTCGATCAAGAGCTTGGTGGTTGGCAATACCAAATCGAGCAAGCTCGCACCGGCATTGTTCATAGCTTGACGGCGGTTAAAGCGTTGGCTCAAGGCGGTACAGCGGTAGGTACAGGCATCAATGCCGATCCTAGATTCGCTTCTGCATTTGCCGATAACCTATCGCAAGCGACGCGTATCCAGTTCACTGCCAGCAGCAACTTCTTCTACAACCTAAGTTCGCAAGACGCGATTGTCGCGCTGTCTGGACAACTGAAAACAGCCGCAGTCGCCACCATGAAAATCGCGAATGACCTCCGCTGGATGAACTCTGGTCCTCTTGCGGGTCTTGGCGAAATCGAATTGCAAGGCCTTCAACCGGGTTCTTCAATCATGCCAGGTAAAGTCAACCCTGTGATTCCAGAAGCGGCGGCTATGGCGTCTGCGCAAGTGATTGGTAACGATGCCACCATTACCCTTGCCGGCCAATCAGGCAACTTCCAGCTTAACGTCATGCTACCGGTTATTGCTCACAACGTAATTGAAAGCATCGAGCTGCTGTCTAACTCAGCGATTGCACTAGCAGACAAAGCCATCGCAACCTTCAACGTGCGCGAAGGCAACTTGCAAGTTGCGCTGTCACGTAACCCAATTTTGGTCACTGCACTCAACCCAGTAATTGGTTATCTCAAAGCGGCGGATATTGCGAAGAAAGCCTATAAACAGGGCCGAGCCATAATTGAGGTGGCAGAAGAAGAGACCGATCTGGATAGAGCGACATTAGAACGTTTACTCGATCCAACTCAGCTAACAAAAGGTGGGGTTGCGCAGTAA
- the sufC gene encoding Fe-S cluster assembly ATPase SufC, translating into MLEINDLHVSVEDNPILKGISLTVNPGEVHAIMGPNGSGKSTLSATLAGKDDYDIDAGEILFKGKDLTELDPEERAGEGVFLAFQYPVEIPGVSNKLFLNTALNEIRNYRGQEPLDRFDFEDLLEEKANLLKMPTTLLNRSVNEGFSGGEKKRNDILQMAVLSPDLCILDETDSGLDIDALKAVSSGVNALQDGQRAFILVTHYQRILNYIKPDYVHVLYKGKIVRSGDHTLAHELEEKGYGWITGEE; encoded by the coding sequence ATGCTAGAAATTAATGACCTGCACGTGAGTGTAGAAGACAATCCAATACTTAAAGGCATCAGCCTGACGGTGAATCCGGGTGAAGTTCACGCGATCATGGGGCCGAATGGCTCAGGTAAAAGTACCCTTTCTGCGACACTCGCCGGCAAAGACGACTACGACATTGATGCGGGTGAGATATTGTTTAAAGGTAAAGACCTAACCGAACTCGATCCAGAAGAACGGGCGGGTGAAGGTGTCTTCCTTGCATTCCAATACCCAGTTGAGATTCCGGGTGTCAGCAACAAGCTTTTTCTCAATACCGCATTAAATGAAATTCGTAATTATCGTGGCCAAGAACCGTTAGATCGCTTTGATTTTGAAGATCTATTGGAAGAGAAAGCAAATCTACTCAAGATGCCAACCACCCTGCTCAATCGTTCAGTGAATGAAGGGTTTTCCGGCGGCGAGAAAAAGCGCAACGACATTTTGCAGATGGCAGTGTTATCACCCGATCTATGCATTCTTGATGAAACGGACTCTGGTCTAGACATAGATGCTTTAAAAGCCGTCTCTTCTGGCGTTAACGCTCTGCAAGATGGTCAGCGAGCCTTCATTCTTGTCACACACTACCAACGAATTCTGAATTACATCAAACCAGATTATGTGCATGTCTTGTACAAAGGAAAAATCGTGCGATCAGGCGATCACACACTGGCACACGAGCTAGAGGAGAAAGGCTATGGGTGGATTACTGGTGAAGAGTAA
- the sufD gene encoding Fe-S cluster assembly protein SufD: protein MGGLLVKSNCPSVDTLQHLVQGQDWQQNQFVKAKSVGLPSAKEEGWKYTPLEQFYSLPLQPAALQSAENISYEGLSLGIDAYRLVFFDGHFSARCSDWIPKVRVTPLNVLNAVETNELSRSVRADAFTYLNDATASGGVLIEVEPNTRVTKPIYLLHISSGQNGEVCSYRHHIEMAPLSELEVIEHHISLEQGGGVTLSRLTSYIGEGANYQHTKLIEESNQQHHFGHNDIRLQRDAKANSTAVLLSGLLVRHQTSSELSGDNGELAMNSVAMPRDEQTFDSRTYLKHNAPHCRSEQMHKIIGRDKGNAVFDGMIYVDPVALKTDGQMDTHSLLLSDHAQINCKPQLEIYADDVKCSHGATTGQLDNNQIDYMRARGINRQQAEQMLLSAFVCEVADKIRHPSLRSYVNTRLADSLHKEVNHG, encoded by the coding sequence ATGGGTGGATTACTGGTGAAGAGTAACTGTCCTTCAGTGGATACCTTACAGCACCTAGTACAGGGCCAAGACTGGCAACAAAATCAATTTGTTAAAGCAAAATCTGTGGGTTTACCTAGCGCTAAAGAAGAGGGGTGGAAGTACACGCCTCTCGAACAGTTCTATTCTCTGCCACTGCAACCTGCGGCCTTGCAGTCAGCGGAAAATATCTCCTATGAAGGGCTCAGCCTAGGTATCGATGCCTATCGACTCGTTTTCTTTGATGGTCACTTTTCAGCAAGATGTTCCGATTGGATTCCTAAAGTGCGGGTCACTCCGCTCAACGTGTTAAACGCAGTCGAAACCAATGAGCTCTCGCGCTCAGTGCGAGCCGATGCGTTTACCTACCTAAATGATGCGACAGCGTCAGGGGGCGTGCTGATTGAAGTCGAGCCCAATACGCGAGTCACCAAACCCATTTATCTGCTGCATATCAGCTCGGGTCAAAATGGCGAAGTGTGTAGCTATCGCCATCATATTGAGATGGCTCCCCTATCGGAACTCGAAGTGATCGAGCACCACATCTCACTTGAGCAAGGAGGTGGAGTGACGTTGTCACGATTAACAAGCTATATTGGTGAAGGTGCTAACTACCAGCACACCAAGTTGATCGAAGAATCAAACCAGCAACATCACTTTGGCCACAACGATATTCGCTTGCAAAGAGATGCCAAAGCGAATTCGACGGCCGTGCTGTTATCAGGCCTGTTGGTGCGTCATCAAACCAGCTCAGAACTGAGCGGCGATAATGGAGAGTTGGCGATGAACAGCGTCGCCATGCCGAGAGATGAGCAGACGTTTGATAGCCGAACGTATCTTAAGCACAATGCTCCACACTGCCGCAGCGAGCAAATGCATAAGATTATCGGTCGAGACAAAGGCAACGCGGTATTCGATGGCATGATTTACGTTGATCCGGTCGCCCTGAAAACTGATGGCCAAATGGACACCCATAGCTTATTGCTCAGTGACCATGCACAAATAAACTGTAAGCCTCAGTTAGAAATTTACGCCGATGATGTGAAATGTAGCCACGGCGCAACCACGGGGCAACTGGATAACAATCAAATTGACTATATGCGTGCCAGAGGAATAAACCGACAACAAGCCGAACAGATGCTGTTGTCCGCGTTCGTTTGCGAGGTTGCCGACAAAATCCGCCATCCAAGCCTGCGAAGTTACGTGAATACCAGACTTGCAGACTCGTTACACAAAGAGGTTAACCATGGCTGA